In Selenomonas dianae, a genomic segment contains:
- a CDS encoding SDR family NAD(P)-dependent oxidoreductase yields METKIFSDGAFAGKTALISGGTSGIGRAAAALFLAGGARVVLMGRGAERGVRALGELVAGERARFVQGDVRLRADCARAAQETIRAYGAIDILINSAGLYREGALDDLTEDLLEELIATNVKGTFYLTQAALSHLRVSHGNIVNVASDAGLHGNYFCAAYAATKGAVIAFTRSLALELACDSVRVNAVAPADVLTPLTERQFTPHLPREEQLRAMAAHYPMGRIGTPAEAASVIAFLASSAASWVTGSVYCVDGGLTA; encoded by the coding sequence ATGGAAACGAAAATTTTTTCCGACGGGGCATTTGCAGGAAAAACAGCACTGATCTCAGGCGGTACGTCGGGCATCGGACGGGCTGCGGCAGCACTCTTTCTTGCGGGCGGGGCGCGTGTCGTCCTCATGGGGCGGGGCGCGGAGCGCGGCGTGCGAGCATTGGGAGAACTTGTGGCAGGAGAGCGGGCTCGCTTTGTGCAGGGGGATGTGCGTCTGCGTGCGGACTGTGCGCGTGCGGCGCAGGAGACGATACGTGCATACGGGGCAATCGACATTCTGATTAACTCTGCGGGGCTCTATCGGGAGGGAGCTCTTGACGATCTCACGGAGGATCTGCTTGAGGAGCTGATCGCGACGAATGTCAAGGGGACGTTTTATCTGACACAGGCGGCACTGTCGCATTTGCGCGTGTCGCACGGCAATATTGTCAACGTCGCCTCGGATGCGGGGCTGCATGGAAATTATTTCTGTGCGGCGTACGCGGCGACAAAGGGGGCAGTCATCGCCTTTACCCGTTCGCTCGCGCTTGAACTCGCCTGCGACAGCGTGCGCGTGAACGCCGTCGCTCCCGCCGATGTGCTGACTCCGCTGACCGAGCGGCAGTTTACGCCGCATCTGCCACGCGAGGAACAGCTGCGGGCGATGGCGGCACACTATCCGATGGGACGCATCGGTACGCCCGCAGAGGCAGCGTCTGTGATTGCCTTTCTCGCCTCGTCCGCTGCATCGTGGGTGACGGGGAGCGTCTACTGTGTCGATGGGGGACTGACGGCGTAA
- a CDS encoding HU family DNA-binding protein, giving the protein MNKQELVANVAEQASLTKKDAEKAVNAIFETIKSALAEGDKIQLIGFGTFEVKGRKARKGRNPQSGEEIDIPASKSPVFKAGKALKDSVNGVN; this is encoded by the coding sequence TTGAACAAGCAGGAATTGGTCGCAAACGTAGCAGAGCAGGCAAGTCTGACGAAGAAGGACGCAGAAAAGGCGGTCAACGCAATTTTTGAGACGATCAAGAGCGCGCTTGCCGAGGGCGACAAGATTCAGCTGATCGGTTTCGGCACATTTGAGGTGAAGGGGCGCAAGGCGCGCAAGGGGCGCAACCCGCAGTCGGGCGAGGAGATCGACATTCCGGCATCGAAGTCGCCTGTGTTCAAGGCTGGCAAGGCTCTGAAGGATTCTGTGAACGGTGTGAACTGA
- the rpoE gene encoding DNA-directed RNA polymerase subunit delta — protein MDFEHMSEVDVAHYILTQKKEPMHYKELITEVIETKHKPVQSLAMAISEIYTMMNMDSRFHYEGESRWGLTEWVPPEVKRSSSRSSGGTAKNALTKEAARKKKLESIQN, from the coding sequence ATGGATTTTGAACATATGTCGGAAGTCGATGTCGCCCACTACATTCTCACGCAGAAGAAAGAGCCGATGCACTACAAGGAACTGATCACCGAGGTCATTGAGACGAAGCACAAGCCCGTCCAGTCGCTCGCGATGGCAATCTCCGAGATCTATACGATGATGAACATGGACAGCCGCTTCCACTATGAGGGGGAGAGCCGGTGGGGGCTGACGGAGTGGGTGCCGCCCGAGGTCAAGCGTTCCTCGTCCCGTTCCTCGGGAGGGACGGCAAAGAATGCCCTCACGAAGGAAGCGGCACGCAAAAAGAAACTTGAGAGTATCCAGAACTGA
- a CDS encoding DUF1934 domain-containing protein, whose amino-acid sequence MKGAEQVRVFLDGRQVDAAGEESRIALSVTGRRFLRGESRYVSYDDTELIEGAVVPSVLRLGEAGIMLQRRGVVRYTQHFAAGEERTSNYRTPYGTFFLKTVTRRLRIRALPDGTEEAYIFYTLYVDGVRQSDNTLDIRIEPV is encoded by the coding sequence ATGAAGGGTGCGGAGCAGGTACGTGTCTTTCTCGATGGGAGACAGGTGGATGCTGCAGGCGAGGAGAGCCGCATTGCGCTGTCCGTTACCGGACGGCGTTTTTTGCGTGGAGAGAGCCGTTATGTGAGCTATGATGATACGGAGCTCATCGAGGGGGCGGTCGTACCCTCCGTTCTGCGGCTCGGTGAGGCAGGGATCATGCTGCAGCGGCGCGGCGTTGTGCGTTACACACAGCACTTTGCCGCAGGTGAGGAACGCACGAGCAACTACCGTACACCCTATGGAACGTTCTTCCTCAAGACTGTGACGCGCCGTCTGCGCATACGCGCGCTCCCGGATGGAACGGAGGAGGCGTATATTTTCTATACGCTCTATGTGGATGGCGTGCGCCAGAGTGACAACACGCTCGACATACGAATCGAGCCGGTGTAA
- a CDS encoding MGDG synthase family glycosyltransferase — protein sequence MERARILILTASIGSGHMRAAEAIRAALAAHPQAGMIQVDVVDFMAREVSAVHYLMKRIYLMMLRFVPDLYDVFFRIAGKRASGGIVRGAFAQVMVRTMGRIIKAYAPDLVIATHPFPEGAAALWRTRHGASYSLAVLMTDYALHAMWLVRGVDAYFVATESMAREMAVRGFAPQTVHAAGIPITCADEGLTRQTAREMVGLSEELPTLLLMGGGLGLGGIDRTLAALATVERRLSILVAAGHNAALEMHARRLAETSRHDIHVFPYTDAIPALMCAADLLITKPGGLTLSEAFAAGLPLLLHDPIPGPETENAIYATRRGAAVWLHPGESMSAAVEEILAHRLTEMRCAARDCACADAAQRVAAMLMEYLTRERGTVYGTEKNA from the coding sequence ATGGAGCGTGCCCGTATTCTCATTTTGACGGCATCCATCGGCTCCGGGCATATGCGTGCGGCAGAGGCGATCCGCGCGGCACTTGCGGCGCATCCGCAGGCAGGTATGATACAGGTGGATGTGGTGGACTTTATGGCGCGGGAAGTTTCCGCCGTGCACTACCTCATGAAGCGGATCTACCTCATGATGCTGCGCTTCGTGCCCGATCTCTACGACGTATTTTTCCGCATTGCGGGGAAAAGGGCGAGCGGCGGGATTGTGCGCGGCGCATTCGCGCAGGTGATGGTGCGCACCATGGGACGGATCATCAAGGCATATGCCCCCGATCTCGTCATTGCGACGCATCCATTTCCCGAGGGGGCGGCGGCTCTTTGGCGTACGCGGCACGGTGCATCCTATTCCCTTGCGGTGCTCATGACGGATTATGCCCTGCACGCGATGTGGCTCGTGCGCGGTGTGGATGCCTATTTCGTTGCGACGGAATCCATGGCGCGGGAGATGGCGGTGCGCGGGTTTGCGCCGCAGACGGTGCACGCGGCGGGCATTCCGATCACGTGCGCGGATGAAGGACTGACACGGCAAACGGCGCGGGAGATGGTCGGGCTTTCGGAGGAGCTGCCGACCCTCCTCCTCATGGGCGGCGGGCTTGGTCTCGGCGGCATTGATCGGACACTCGCGGCACTTGCGACGGTGGAGCGGCGACTTTCCATCCTCGTCGCAGCGGGACACAATGCTGCACTTGAGATGCACGCGCGTCGTTTGGCAGAAACGTCACGGCACGATATTCACGTCTTTCCCTATACGGATGCGATTCCGGCGCTGATGTGCGCGGCAGACCTTCTCATCACAAAGCCGGGAGGACTGACGCTCAGCGAGGCATTTGCGGCGGGACTGCCGCTCCTGCTGCACGATCCGATCCCGGGGCCTGAGACGGAGAATGCGATCTATGCGACGCGGCGCGGTGCGGCTGTGTGGCTGCACCCGGGGGAGTCCATGTCCGCAGCAGTGGAGGAGATCCTGGCGCATCGGCTGACGGAGATGCGCTGTGCGGCGCGTGACTGTGCGTGTGCAGATGCGGCGCAGCGCGTGGCCGCGATGTTGATGGAGTACCTGACAAGGGAGAGAGGGACTGTATATGGCACAGAGAAGAACGCCTAG
- the mfd gene encoding transcription-repair coupling factor — MNTFFSVLRADCAVRQLAEALGAAPQQILAHGFAGSMKHAAIAAAYDEHPRPLAIVTSGREALRGWQEDLAALLPEADVYELPELDRMDFAAPGAAKGLERSAQRMNILARLLRHEPIIVLADIGAAAQKGLSTAEFSRAALSLRLGEKLPRETLLERLAALGYEHAAEVEHAGHFSVRGGIVDIFPINALSPIRVEFFDTEIDSMREYDPLTKRSIKNIGTASVMPLRAADDEGEACFLTYLGTAGVTLFDEPSRLISALADAVQEDEVRAARLFSWEDLAAAGAAGHEVFAALMSRSFPSCTPTALIGFEMVPMTAFQRQFALLESELRRYLADGTQVLILAGGVERANLVRDMLTGWKIPAVAVRKEGAAAKKAVLVTSGALRAGFELSSAHVAVLTEQDIFGRHKAKLRRAPSAGERIRHFREIAPGDYVVHVSHGIGKYLGVDTLEVAGVHRDYLRILYGGDDKLFVPTDQVGLLQKYIGAEGAAPRLHRMGTADWARARAKAQKSVEDIADHLLELYAARQLARGHAFTPDDAMQREFEEAFPYEETEDQLRAIAEIKRDMESDKPMDRLLCGDVGFGKTEVAVRAAFKAAMDGYQVAVLVPTTVLAQQHYQTFAARFADFAPKVDVVCRFRSLREQAATLRDVERGRVDILIGTHAILNRKRVRFQKLGLLIVDEEQRFGVTQKEKIKEFAAGVDVLTLSATPIPRTLHMSLAGARDMSIIETAPAERLPVQSYVVESSDAMMRGAIERELARGGQIYFIYNRVESIDRMREHLLRLVPEARIASAHGQMNEDILEQVMMDFYEGHYDILLATSIIENGIDVANANTIIIYDADRFGLSQLYQMRGRVGRSATMAFAYFTYRRDKVLSETAEKRLQAMKEFARLGSGFKIAMRDLEIRGAGSLLGAQQHGHIAGVGFEMYVKLLEEAVARKKGEAPAPPPVETVIDLPVEAYIDGGYIDDAMHKIEIYQKIAAVRTNEDLDALLDELIDRFGEPTKPVLALLDIARIKNYARTFGARSVAAKGDALELVLPEGGKLPLPALMRLDRAYGRRVGPLPEGDGYRIRLLPKERGEILDTALEIVKMVSGE, encoded by the coding sequence ATGAATACATTTTTTTCCGTGCTGCGTGCGGATTGTGCCGTGCGTCAGCTGGCAGAGGCACTCGGGGCTGCGCCGCAGCAGATTCTGGCGCATGGCTTTGCCGGTTCGATGAAACACGCCGCTATTGCAGCAGCCTATGACGAACATCCGCGCCCGCTCGCCATTGTGACGAGCGGGCGCGAGGCGCTGCGCGGATGGCAGGAGGATCTGGCGGCACTTCTGCCGGAGGCGGATGTCTACGAGCTGCCGGAACTGGATCGCATGGACTTTGCCGCGCCCGGCGCAGCGAAGGGGCTCGAACGCTCGGCACAGCGCATGAACATTCTCGCACGCCTGCTGCGCCATGAGCCGATCATTGTGCTTGCGGACATCGGGGCGGCGGCGCAGAAGGGGCTGAGTACGGCGGAGTTTTCGCGGGCGGCACTCTCTTTGCGCCTCGGGGAGAAACTTCCGCGCGAGACGCTACTCGAACGCCTTGCAGCGCTGGGCTACGAGCACGCCGCAGAGGTGGAGCACGCAGGGCATTTCAGCGTGCGCGGCGGGATTGTCGACATCTTCCCCATCAATGCGCTCTCTCCGATTCGCGTGGAGTTCTTCGATACGGAGATCGACTCCATGCGCGAGTACGATCCTCTGACCAAACGCTCCATCAAGAATATTGGCACGGCTTCCGTCATGCCGCTGCGTGCAGCGGACGACGAGGGGGAGGCGTGCTTTTTGACGTATCTCGGGACGGCGGGGGTGACGCTCTTTGACGAGCCGTCCCGTCTTATTTCGGCACTTGCGGATGCCGTACAAGAGGATGAGGTGCGTGCGGCCCGTCTGTTCTCATGGGAGGATCTCGCTGCAGCGGGAGCGGCAGGGCATGAAGTCTTTGCCGCGCTCATGAGCCGTTCCTTTCCCTCCTGTACCCCCACTGCGCTGATCGGCTTTGAAATGGTGCCAATGACGGCATTTCAGCGTCAATTTGCCCTGCTTGAGAGTGAGCTGCGCCGCTATCTTGCGGATGGGACGCAGGTACTTATTCTCGCGGGCGGCGTGGAGCGGGCGAATCTCGTGCGCGATATGCTGACGGGATGGAAGATTCCGGCTGTTGCGGTGCGCAAGGAGGGCGCGGCGGCAAAAAAAGCAGTGCTCGTTACATCGGGGGCGCTGCGTGCGGGATTTGAACTGAGCAGTGCGCACGTTGCTGTACTCACAGAGCAGGATATCTTTGGGCGGCATAAGGCAAAGCTGCGCCGAGCGCCGTCTGCGGGGGAACGCATCCGGCACTTTCGTGAGATTGCGCCGGGTGACTACGTTGTTCATGTATCACATGGCATCGGGAAGTATCTCGGCGTGGATACGCTTGAGGTGGCAGGGGTTCATCGCGACTATCTGCGCATCCTGTACGGTGGGGACGACAAGCTCTTTGTGCCGACGGATCAGGTCGGGCTTTTGCAGAAATACATCGGCGCGGAGGGGGCTGCGCCGCGTCTGCACCGCATGGGGACGGCAGACTGGGCGCGTGCGCGTGCGAAGGCGCAGAAGTCTGTGGAGGACATCGCCGATCATCTGCTTGAGCTCTATGCCGCGCGGCAGCTTGCGCGGGGGCACGCCTTTACGCCCGACGACGCCATGCAGCGCGAGTTTGAGGAGGCGTTTCCCTACGAGGAAACGGAGGATCAGCTGCGCGCCATTGCTGAGATCAAGCGTGATATGGAGAGCGACAAGCCCATGGATCGCCTGCTCTGCGGCGACGTTGGCTTCGGCAAGACGGAGGTCGCTGTGCGGGCGGCATTCAAGGCGGCGATGGACGGTTATCAGGTTGCTGTGCTCGTGCCGACGACCGTGCTTGCCCAGCAGCACTACCAGACCTTTGCCGCACGGTTTGCAGACTTTGCGCCGAAGGTGGATGTGGTCTGCCGTTTTCGTTCGTTGCGGGAGCAGGCGGCGACGCTGCGCGATGTGGAGCGGGGGCGCGTGGACATCCTCATCGGTACACACGCCATTCTCAACCGAAAGCGTGTGCGGTTCCAAAAGCTCGGGCTTCTGATCGTGGATGAGGAACAGCGTTTTGGTGTCACGCAGAAAGAAAAGATCAAGGAATTTGCGGCGGGGGTCGATGTGCTGACGCTCTCGGCGACACCGATCCCGCGCACGCTGCATATGTCGCTGGCAGGGGCACGCGATATGAGCATCATTGAAACCGCACCTGCCGAGCGTCTGCCCGTGCAGTCCTATGTCGTGGAGAGCAGCGATGCGATGATGCGCGGCGCGATTGAGCGTGAACTTGCGCGGGGCGGGCAGATCTATTTCATCTACAACCGCGTGGAGAGCATTGACCGTATGCGCGAGCATTTGCTCCGCCTCGTCCCCGAGGCGCGGATTGCCTCGGCACATGGACAGATGAACGAGGATATATTGGAGCAGGTCATGATGGACTTCTACGAGGGGCATTATGACATCCTGCTCGCAACGAGCATCATCGAGAACGGCATTGACGTTGCGAATGCGAATACGATCATTATCTACGATGCCGACCGCTTCGGCCTCTCGCAGCTCTATCAGATGCGCGGGCGCGTGGGGCGTTCGGCAACGATGGCATTCGCCTATTTCACCTACCGCCGCGACAAGGTGCTCAGTGAAACGGCGGAGAAACGCCTTCAGGCGATGAAGGAGTTCGCCCGGCTCGGCTCGGGATTTAAGATCGCCATGCGCGACCTTGAGATCCGCGGCGCGGGCAGCCTCCTCGGTGCACAGCAGCACGGACATATCGCAGGGGTCGGCTTCGAGATGTATGTGAAGCTGCTCGAAGAAGCCGTGGCACGCAAAAAGGGGGAGGCACCTGCGCCGCCGCCCGTCGAGACGGTCATTGATCTGCCTGTGGAGGCATATATCGACGGCGGCTACATCGACGATGCGATGCACAAGATCGAGATCTACCAGAAGATCGCCGCTGTGCGGACGAACGAGGATCTGGATGCGCTGCTCGACGAGCTGATCGACCGCTTCGGCGAACCGACAAAGCCCGTGCTCGCGCTCCTTGACATTGCACGCATCAAGAACTATGCGCGCACATTTGGCGCACGCAGCGTTGCGGCAAAGGGGGACGCGTTGGAACTCGTGCTGCCCGAGGGCGGGAAGTTGCCGCTGCCGGCGCTCATGCGTCTGGATCGTGCCTATGGACGGCGCGTCGGACCTCTGCCCGAGGGGGATGGCTACCGCATCCGACTTTTGCCGAAGGAGCGCGGGGAGATCTTGGACACGGCGCTTGAAATTGTAAAGATGGTGAGTGGAGAGTGA
- the argS gene encoding arginine--tRNA ligase encodes MDIKQQIEQALIRAVDAAVAAGELPEGGALPSILLEEPPEKELGDFATNFAMQSARVFRRPPQKIAAAIKEHLTGDWLDHAEVAGPGFLNLYLKKSVIADTLRAVLAAGEAYGTLPPNDAPRIQVEYVSANPTGPLHVGHGRGAAVGSALVNLLRTAGYAVDSEYYVNDAGNQMNLLAVSVNARYLGLLGKEVDFPDNGYHGADIVETAQRIIDREGDKYLALPEDERLKLFQDVAYREKLAALEEDLADFGVTFDRWYSERTLHPDAVRRVVDVLLERGKAYEQDGAVWLRSTDYGDDKDRVIFRDNGVPTYLAADIAYHDDKYRRGYGRLINIWGADHHGYVARVKAAMAALGHNPEHLTVLLLQMVSLYRDGALVKLSKRTGETVTLRELMEEVGVDAARYFFLMRSLDSQLDFDLDLAKKKSNENPVYYIQYAHARISSIFRQADEAGIAVKDGRELELLTDETETQLIKKIASYPEEIARAAADFAPQRIARYSHELAGAFHSFYNKCRIVGQEAPLAGARLALVMATGRVIRHSLGVLGVSAPEKM; translated from the coding sequence GTGGATATCAAACAGCAGATAGAGCAGGCGCTCATCCGTGCCGTGGATGCGGCTGTGGCGGCAGGGGAGCTGCCGGAGGGCGGTGCGCTGCCCTCGATTCTTCTCGAAGAACCGCCGGAAAAGGAGCTTGGCGATTTTGCGACGAATTTTGCGATGCAGTCGGCACGCGTCTTTCGTCGGCCGCCGCAGAAGATTGCGGCAGCGATCAAGGAGCATCTGACCGGAGACTGGCTCGATCATGCGGAGGTTGCAGGTCCTGGATTCCTCAATCTCTACCTCAAAAAGTCTGTGATCGCCGATACGCTGCGTGCCGTTCTTGCCGCAGGTGAGGCGTATGGTACACTGCCGCCGAATGATGCACCTCGCATACAGGTGGAGTACGTCAGCGCGAATCCGACGGGACCTCTCCACGTCGGGCACGGGCGCGGTGCGGCAGTCGGCTCGGCACTCGTAAATCTCCTGCGCACGGCGGGCTATGCGGTGGACAGTGAGTATTACGTCAACGATGCGGGGAATCAGATGAATCTCCTTGCCGTGTCGGTCAATGCACGCTATCTGGGACTCCTCGGCAAGGAGGTGGACTTTCCCGATAACGGCTATCATGGGGCGGACATTGTGGAGACGGCGCAGCGCATCATTGACCGCGAGGGGGACAAGTATCTTGCACTTCCCGAGGATGAGCGCCTGAAATTGTTTCAGGATGTCGCCTATCGCGAGAAACTGGCGGCACTTGAGGAGGATTTGGCGGACTTCGGTGTGACCTTTGACCGCTGGTACAGCGAGCGTACGCTCCATCCCGATGCCGTGCGGCGCGTGGTGGATGTGCTGCTCGAACGCGGCAAGGCGTACGAGCAGGATGGTGCGGTCTGGCTGCGCTCGACGGACTACGGCGACGACAAGGATCGCGTGATCTTCCGCGATAACGGCGTGCCGACCTACCTTGCGGCAGACATCGCCTACCATGACGACAAGTACAGGCGCGGCTACGGACGGCTCATCAACATCTGGGGGGCGGATCACCACGGCTATGTGGCGCGTGTCAAGGCGGCGATGGCGGCACTCGGACACAATCCGGAGCATCTGACAGTGCTGCTCCTCCAGATGGTGAGTCTCTATCGTGACGGCGCACTCGTGAAACTGAGCAAGCGCACGGGGGAGACGGTCACGCTGCGCGAGCTGATGGAGGAGGTCGGTGTGGATGCCGCCCGATACTTCTTCCTCATGCGCTCCCTGGACAGTCAGCTCGACTTCGATCTCGATCTTGCCAAGAAGAAATCAAATGAGAACCCCGTCTACTATATCCAGTATGCGCACGCCCGTATTTCGAGCATTTTCCGTCAGGCGGATGAGGCGGGGATTGCGGTGAAGGATGGACGCGAATTGGAGCTGCTGACGGATGAAACGGAAACCCAGCTCATCAAGAAGATTGCGTCCTACCCCGAGGAGATTGCGCGTGCCGCTGCGGATTTTGCCCCGCAGCGCATCGCACGCTACAGTCATGAACTGGCGGGCGCGTTCCACTCGTTCTACAACAAATGCCGCATCGTCGGGCAGGAAGCGCCGCTTGCGGGAGCGCGCCTCGCCCTCGTCATGGCGACGGGGCGCGTGATCCGCCACAGCCTCGGCGTGCTCGGCGTATCGGCACCGGAGAAGATGTAA
- a CDS encoding SAM-dependent methyltransferase translates to MADYKLTVAGLGPGDAGFITRETWARIEAAEHILLRTRIHPTVEALDAAEISYETYDAFYEEADDFDLLYERIVDDLLTRVRESDVLYLVPGSPFVAERTVQLLRERAIEAGMPLEILPAMSFLEIIFAAVGLDPVHGLSIVDAMDEEAVAAPPAQDLIITQLYSRELASELKILLMEQFPDTQEVIYLHHLALPDQSVRRIPLFELDWQDDIDHLTSLFIPYTPSYWEST, encoded by the coding sequence ATGGCTGACTATAAACTGACTGTGGCGGGGCTTGGGCCGGGCGATGCGGGGTTCATCACGCGAGAGACATGGGCGCGGATCGAGGCGGCGGAGCACATTCTCCTGCGCACACGGATTCACCCGACGGTGGAGGCTCTGGATGCGGCGGAGATCTCGTATGAGACGTACGATGCGTTCTACGAGGAAGCGGATGATTTTGACCTGCTCTATGAGCGCATCGTTGACGATCTCTTGACACGCGTACGGGAGAGCGATGTGCTCTACCTCGTTCCCGGCAGTCCCTTTGTTGCCGAACGTACGGTACAGCTGCTGCGCGAACGCGCAATAGAGGCGGGGATGCCGCTTGAGATCCTGCCCGCGATGAGCTTTTTGGAGATCATTTTTGCGGCAGTGGGGCTCGATCCCGTACACGGACTCTCGATTGTGGATGCCATGGATGAGGAGGCGGTCGCAGCACCGCCCGCGCAGGATCTCATCATCACACAGCTCTATTCGCGTGAGCTTGCCTCAGAGCTCAAGATCCTTCTGATGGAGCAGTTCCCCGATACGCAGGAGGTCATCTATCTGCATCATCTCGCGCTCCCCGATCAGAGTGTGCGCCGTATCCCTCTCTTTGAATTGGATTGGCAGGATGACATTGACCATCTGACCTCTCTTTTCATTCCATATACCCCTTCATATTGGGAAAGTACCTAA
- a CDS encoding chemotaxis protein CheX codes for MDAKLINPFVDAFTTVMPMLGFPEPTRTKLYAASSRVKSLGVSMLVGFTKQIRGNVVYNMSEDTARFIASQMMMGMPVETFDEMAQSAISELSNMLTAHTATNITGLGLDVDISTPSLTVGRDFEVKISDGQYLVVEMNLSGQLVDLAIAVDQN; via the coding sequence ATGGATGCAAAACTGATCAATCCTTTTGTGGATGCCTTTACGACCGTGATGCCGATGCTGGGATTCCCCGAACCGACACGGACGAAGCTCTATGCCGCATCCAGTCGGGTCAAGAGTCTCGGCGTGTCGATGCTGGTCGGCTTCACGAAGCAGATCCGTGGGAATGTCGTCTACAATATGAGCGAGGATACGGCGCGGTTCATCGCCTCCCAGATGATGATGGGGATGCCGGTTGAGACGTTTGACGAGATGGCGCAGAGCGCAATCTCGGAACTCAGCAATATGCTGACGGCTCATACGGCGACGAATATCACGGGGCTTGGTCTGGATGTCGATATATCGACGCCGTCGCTGACAGTGGGCAGGGATTTCGAGGTCAAGATCAGCGATGGGCAGTATCTCGTTGTGGAGATGAATCTGAGCGGTCAGTTGGTGGATCTGGCGATCGCCGTTGACCAGAATTAG
- a CDS encoding CTP synthase has translation MAKYIFVTGGVVSSLGKGITAASLGRLLKNRGLKVTIQKFDPYINIDPGTMSPYQHGEVFVTDDGAETDLDLGHYERFIDINLTKRSNITSGKVYWSVLNKERHGDYLGSTVQVIPHITNEIKQRVYDVAKADNADVVITEIGGTVGDIESLPFMEAIRQVKKEVGKNDALYIHVTLLPYIGAAGELKTKPTQHSVKELRAIGIQPDILVCRTEQPIPREMKEKIALFCDVDADAVIENRTAPTIYEVPLMMQQEGLDRIVLEKMEMDFDPSNMEAWEKMVFKINHPAKKVKIAVVGKYVALPDAYMSVTEALHHGGIENDVQVKITWINAEELEDPNADLDELFAGCKGVLVPGGFGDRGVEGKIRAIQYAREHQIPFLGLCLGMQCAVIEFARHVAGLTNAHSTEFVPETPYPVIALMEDQQDVEEKGGTMRLGAYPCVLADGSRSREEYGAGEISERHRHRFEFNNAFRAQLEEKGMVIAGTSPDNRLVEVVEIADHPWFVASQFHPELKSRPNHPHPLFAGFVRAALAVVPK, from the coding sequence ATGGCAAAGTATATTTTCGTCACGGGCGGCGTGGTTTCATCGCTCGGAAAGGGCATAACAGCGGCGTCGCTCGGCCGCCTGCTCAAAAATCGTGGGTTGAAGGTCACGATTCAGAAATTCGATCCCTACATCAACATTGACCCCGGCACGATGAGTCCCTATCAGCATGGGGAGGTGTTTGTGACCGACGACGGCGCGGAAACAGATCTCGACCTCGGACACTACGAACGTTTCATCGACATCAATCTCACGAAACGCTCGAATATCACGAGCGGCAAGGTCTACTGGTCGGTGCTCAACAAGGAGCGTCACGGCGACTACCTCGGCTCGACGGTACAGGTGATCCCGCATATCACGAACGAGATCAAGCAGCGTGTCTACGATGTGGCAAAGGCGGATAACGCCGATGTGGTCATCACGGAGATCGGCGGCACGGTCGGCGACATCGAGAGTCTGCCGTTCATGGAGGCGATTCGCCAGGTCAAGAAGGAAGTCGGCAAGAACGACGCACTCTACATCCATGTGACACTGCTCCCCTACATCGGGGCGGCGGGGGAGCTCAAGACGAAGCCGACGCAGCACAGCGTCAAGGAGCTCCGCGCCATCGGCATTCAGCCGGATATTCTCGTCTGTCGCACGGAGCAGCCGATCCCGCGTGAGATGAAGGAGAAAATCGCACTGTTCTGCGATGTGGATGCGGATGCAGTCATTGAGAACCGCACGGCACCGACGATCTACGAAGTTCCCCTGATGATGCAGCAGGAGGGGCTGGATCGCATTGTTCTCGAAAAGATGGAGATGGACTTTGACCCGTCCAACATGGAGGCGTGGGAGAAGATGGTCTTTAAGATCAACCATCCCGCGAAAAAGGTGAAGATCGCCGTTGTCGGCAAATATGTCGCACTGCCCGATGCCTATATGTCGGTGACGGAGGCGCTTCATCATGGGGGCATCGAAAACGATGTGCAGGTGAAAATCACATGGATCAATGCGGAGGAACTGGAAGATCCAAATGCGGATCTCGATGAGCTCTTTGCCGGCTGCAAGGGCGTCCTCGTGCCGGGCGGATTCGGCGACCGCGGCGTCGAGGGGAAGATCCGCGCCATCCAATACGCGCGCGAGCATCAGATTCCGTTCCTCGGGCTCTGCCTCGGAATGCAGTGCGCCGTTATCGAGTTTGCACGCCATGTTGCGGGGCTGACAAACGCGCACAGCACGGAGTTTGTGCCCGAGACACCGTACCCTGTCATTGCACTGATGGAAGATCAGCAGGATGTCGAGGAGAAGGGCGGCACGATGCGCCTCGGTGCCTATCCCTGCGTCCTTGCAGACGGCTCGCGTTCGCGTGAGGAATACGGTGCGGGCGAGATCAGTGAACGTCACCGCCATCGTTTCGAGTTCAACAACGCATTCCGCGCACAGCTTGAGGAGAAGGGGATGGTCATTGCCGGAACGAGCCCGGACAACCGCCTCGTCGAGGTCGTGGAGATCGCGGATCACCCGTGGTTTGTCGCCTCGCAGTTCCATCCGGAACTCAAGTCGCGTCCGAATCATCCGCATCCGCTCTTTGCGGGCTTTGTGCGTGCAGCACTTGCTGTTGTTCCCAAATGA